The sequence below is a genomic window from Theobroma cacao cultivar B97-61/B2 chromosome 6, Criollo_cocoa_genome_V2, whole genome shotgun sequence.
TGGGTGAGGAAACTTTGTGAGTATTTTGTAGGGAAGTAAAGCTCTTTTGTTCCTGGAGCAGGGATGCTTAGTTCTTTAATAAGAGCCTTATTTCTCCTGAAGCAGTGGAAGTTGTAGATTAGAACTTCTACAATAAATTTCGGATATAACTCTACTATGGGGTATGTGAGTTTCTTTATTCACCTATACAATTCTGACTTCCTGTATACATCATTGAGATCAATTCCTAAGTCTGATTGTGCTGACGTTGTGACCTCTAGAACCCATGTTGCCGGATTGTAACCATCCTTGATTTTACTTATTCCTTCTATCTCCTAAAAAATGACAATGAGGCATTTGAAGTATATTTGGTAATCATCCTTAATCCCTCTCTGTCAGGGCAGGggtggaaaaaggaaaagcaacAAAGAATGGTATAACATTTATATCATATAAATTGAGACATGTAGAAGCACTACCTCgaaatatttgattaagtGAAAAGAATGGTGACCCAATGGCCCTGCATATATCTCTTGTCCTCCTCGTGCCATTAAAAACAACTGCAATCTCAGGTAAAATAGTTCAAGGTCACACGAAAATctgtaatttttttcttttttttttgggtaattACAACTGAGAAGTGCTAATTGCAAGTCTTTAGTCTAACTGACCTCATCAAAAGCTTCAAAGATTTCAATGCTTGGTTGATGGATTGTACAGACTACGGTTCTTCCTGTGTCAACAGTGTTCCTGATTGTTCTCATGACAATGGCTGCTGCTCTTGCATCAAGACCTGAGGTTGGCTCATCCATGAATATTATTGAGGGGTTTGCCATGAGCTCAACTGCAACTGTTAGTCTCTTGCGCTGCTCCAATGATAGACCATTCACACCGGGCAACCCAACCATTGCATCCCTTAATGGCGACAATTCCATAAGTTCCATTACCTCCTCAATGAACATCTGCAACTACTAATTATAGCAATTAGAATAATGTTTTATGAGGTCAAATCACTTGACTAAAAAGTTTAAACATAGTTCATCTAGCAGCCTATTAACAAATACGAGTTGAGCTCAAGCATGTGCCTAATACATGAGCTAAGTCTCTAATCAACACCTTGCACAAGAACAGAAAATCAGCCCCAATATGTGATTAATAAGATGGACAAATTAAATGTAAACATTAAAGGCTTTGTTGTGCTAGATAATACTATGAATAATGCTTGAACTGTATTGACTTCCATTTATCCATGCAATTCTAACCAAATCCGGCCAACGCTAGCAAAAATGAGAACCACTTCGCAAAAAACCAAGGTTAGGTTTCCATCCTACGACATATATTACTATTTCAAGTAACGAAGTTGACCTTTCGAGTCCCAGAATCAACTTCAGGAGGTAGGCGAAGCCAGGCTGAGTAGATCAAGGACTCATAGATGGTAACATGGGGAGAATGAATGTCATTCTGTTCACAATAACCAAAAATTCGAGTGaatgtttctttcttcttttggtaCCCTGAAATTGTTATGCTTCCTTGAATGTATCCATCCGTTTTCCTGCCAGCTAGAACATCCATCAAAGTGGTTTTCCCAGCACCACTAACACCCATTAGCGCTGTCAGAATAGAAGGCCTAAATGTGCCACTTACACCTTTCAAAAGCTCTAGTCTGTCTTCATTGACACCTTGGTTTTTCATTTCCTGCAAGTccaattaaaaagataattttaaattcttaaatatACCTATTTTAGCTTCTGCAAATGTTTAGACTTGTCAAGTTTGAAGTTACCTGTGGCATGTCCACAAAGTATCTAATTGCATCAAAAGTGATCCAAAATTGTTCAAATGGAAGGACCATTCCTCTTCTCCTTCGTCTTTGGGGTACCCCTGCATTGGTTTCAAAATTCTCCGTGGATGTTATGGTAGAGGAGACTCTTCTTATCTCGTCATTTCCTTTTCCTGCAAGTCAAATATAATAGGCTTTAACCATCAAATCAATTATCTGACAAAAAACAGGCAATGTTGCAGGTAAATTATACAAGAGGAGTTTGGAGAGGAGATATTACCTGCAGATTCAGCTCCTTGGCAAGAGAGCTGGGTTTTCTTGTCATTATTATCATCTTGTTTACTTTGAAAGGTTTCTTCTGATATGAAGGCCTCACTCTTCTCAATTGCTGTAAATTAATTCACctataataaatcaataaaagctGATCTTTTCTTGGAAAACATTATGTAAACAAGGGCACAGCTACTTACGGTTGAGGTAAGTGAGAGCAACTGTAAAGAGGCAACAGAATACCAATGTGAATCCTATAgttgatcctactcctatcCAATACCAATATGAATCTAGAAACATTCCACGAGTCTTCAGAACAACAATGCCAAGTGTTTCTGTTGAATTTGGATAAACCTTTGAAACAAAAAGTGAAACTAATCATTACCACATTTTAGTTGAGAACTTACTTGGTATGCCTGTGGTGGTACTATTGAGACTCAAATTTCAGAAACTTACTGGATGCCTCCAACTCTCTCCGAGGAATTCATTTACTGCAAGTGCATTTTGCGCGTACATCATAGGAGATGACCAGTATACCCATATCCACCATTTCTTCACAGATTCTGGATGcaccaaaaaagaaatggacTTCTTACAAGGTTTCTCAGcattaaaattattgttcCATTTCTAGTTTGTGAAACGATATTAGAAATACCTTTGGAGAGGACAAAACCACCTAACACAACATAAATTATCAACCCAAGAGCAGCAAATGTGTTTCCCAAAATTGGGGTCCTACAAACAGCACCAAGGAATCGGAAAAATACAGAGGCCATTACTTTTATAAGCAACAGCAGGAGATATTGTCTGAAGAATCTGCGAGTATATTATATGCTTCTTTATATCAttgattattaaaaatattaataacaaCCAAATTAATAAGTTGTTTAGAAATTAACTGTTTGTTTGATTAGCCTGTACCTGCCAACATTTGGATCATATCCAATGACATAATAAATggggaaaacaaaaacagcTACTTCTATTAATGAAATGGGGAGCCTAATGGACCATGAAGGAAGAGCATATGCCCAAGGAGGATAAAGGAGAAATGCTCTTTGCTTGTAGAAAACAGGAAGCTTTGCAATGGTCATGGACGTCTCTGAAAATCCATTAAGCATGCTCACATAAAGTATGAAGAAGAGAGATCCCATGAATATCCCTCCATCACTTTGTGAATCTCTATGCATCTCAGTTCGTAGGAAGACCGTCATCGTGACAAATGCTGTTACTAATAGCTGAAATGTGATGCAAAGAAAAGTGATAGATTGTGAGATTTCATCTAAACCTCTCATTAGCATTTGACTATGGACGTCAATCTATTTCACCTGAATGAGCTTGAATATGATAACAAACGAGTTCCTCTTTGTCAGCAAGAGTTCTCTTGACATGCAAGCATTAAAAAGCTCCTTCTTTCCAACACCATACTTCTGGGTTGTTAAGGCAGCTCTGTGACTTTTGCTCCTATCAAATGGGGCGCTGATCTCAGTTTTAAGTTTCAAGCTAACATGAAATGACTTGAAGGCTTGTACAAATTCCTTGATTGTGACATATCTGTAAGGCTCATTCTCACGAGCCCAGTACTGCCCTTGATCCTTTTTTGATGTCACCTGCAAGGAAAGAACACCAGTTCAAACTTCATCTATTAATTTGTATAGTATGttcttttaacaatttacTCTTACTTCTTGAAGAAAGTCAGCCACTCCTTTCCTCTCAGGACATCTAAAGCCCATGGATTCAAAAAATTCGAGCACGTGTTCACGGGGCCCTTGATACACAATTTGTCCATCAGAGAGGAGAATAATGTCATCGAAGAGATCATAAGTCTCAGGCTGGGGCTgcaggagagagatcaaagcGGTCCCATCAAGAACGTGGACGTAATTCTTGAGTGCATTTACGACTTGGAAAGTAGTGGagctgtccaaaccagttGATATCTCATCCATCAACAACACCTTAGCTGGTCCAACCAGCATTTCACCTGAAATTTACTAGTCCAGATACTGTCAATCATCTTACTTAATGAAAcggttataaaaaaaaaaaatagcaaatCTTCTACAAGTTTGGATTGTTTTACCTGTAGTAAGACGTTTCTTCTGCCCTCCAGATATTCCTCTTAGCATCCCATCCCCTACCAAGGTATCTGCACAGACTTCAAGTCCTAAAATCTGAGATTACAAGTGAAGTGCGTTATAACCTTTGATTGCTTCATATAGACAAGTACCATAATTCCTCACACCCCAAACAATGGTAGCAAGTTTTAAGGAGATACTATACCTTCAACACATAATCCACAACAATGTTCATCTCTTGGCCTTCTGTAGCTGCCGCCTAAAATATATGTGCGGTTCAATTTTAGGGGAAAGAGAAACTCTTGacataaaagaatattttgattgtgaatttcaccttaaTAAGGATTCAAAAAGGATATAGAGTTTATGTTGAccagaaatatatataaaaagattaaTTCCATTCTAGGAAATGCTTAATATGTCTAAAGCAATTGAACTCACCTTCATAAATATATCAACATCAGGATCTGGCTTAATATTAGctgctttctctctccttaacAATTCCACTAGCATGTCTGCATGCACAAAGAGGAATGACAAGATCAAATAAAGCTTCTGCATCCTATTGAACAACAATATTTCCAGTAACTCTGTTCATTATTTGTGAATATGTATGCTTcagtattaaaaatttaacataatatCACATTAATTAGCACTTCTAATAAGGTTATTATCGTACGTATGAAGTTCGTGTTGCACAATAAGTCTTTTACACGTCAATTGATTTCAGGTCGAACATCCTTCCTTATACTTTTAAGATATCGATTCTTTTATCCCATCTTTTTTATATACAGAAGaactaaaagagaaaaaaaaaaaaaaacatccaCTAACCATATTGTGAACCAGCCCCCTGGCATCTGGCAGAGAAAGCCAAGGTCTCTCTGACTGTCATTTCAGGTATATGGAGATCATGTTGACTTATATAAGCAGCAGACTTTTGAGGCACGAACTCTCGAAGGTCATGGCCATTATAAGTAACCCTCCCCGAGAACTGATTTTGCAAAAGGATAAAGAGAACATCAGGTTCAGGTTGGGCATACGCTAATAAGTGTAAAAGTACCAAGGTCCACTAATCTTCATTCTGTAGAAAATAGAGTTGTTTGATTCTTTTCTTCTGTAGCTCATTTTAATACCTtcttatattttgaatttaatttctttaattatttagtattaaaaaattgaaatattattaaaaaaaatctttaaattcaGAGGTTATTCTTTCTTAATTCCAATGAGTATGAATGGCAATAAAGATCAAGGGGGCAGATGGAgcatattattttattatatatatgagaaataattttattaaatgcGGGTGAAATACATTAAGTACTTGATATTGTACTAACCTAAGTAATAATTtgcattataattaatgttgCTACTTACGTTTGACTTTGCGCAACTGTTGAAAAGATCACGATcaagtaaaataataaaagtgaatagcccaaaaaaagaaagtccCCCCATTATTACCCTAATGGCGTGTTTGGTATTAGTCATTCCCTCTTTATTCCTTGCACTTTTTTATTCCTTGTTTGGTGGCATTTTCCTGTTGGGAAAAAAGAGGCTTAACCATTCCCCTCCCTCCCCATTATTACCCATTAGACATTCCATGATTGATGGCataggaaaaaaatataattggaCGAAAATGTCCCTATTTAATAGAACTAATTACAACCCTAGCACtatactttctttcttttctttttctcccttattgatatttaataacaataaaaattaaaagattaaaaaatgaaaaatacaaatagagaaataaattcaaataattaaaataaaaaattatataactaatttaatataaattatttaataatttaatagtaaattattgatgtttaatgaaaatagaaattaaaagatgaagacatgaaaaataaaaagagagaaaaatgattcaaataattaaaattaaaaattgtataactaatttaaaaataaattattcaatcaTTTAACatagttaaaatattaataattaataaaaattattgatgtttaatgaaaaaaaatttatttttatttttgatgaaaataaatcttattataataaagggtaattttgtcattttatcatttatttcttgattatttcaaaattagttCCACCAACCAAACagtaaaataaatcataataataatttctatCTTATTCTATTTCATAAACTAAATTATAAAgtaataattctattttatttttacataataattattttatttcattttacgTGACAAAACGTACCCTAAGATCTTGATTAAGCATCCCAGCCAATGCCAATAAAAGTGTGGTTTTTCCTGAGCTTGGAGGACCGAGCAGCAATGTCATTCTGCAAAAACTCGTTCAAAACACTAAAAGGACAAAGTTATGACTAGAGTGCTGAGATCCTTGTCTGGTGCAATCTTTGCCAAGCACGTGAGTTTTGACCCTCCGATTTGGCATTATGGGTTACAAGCCGTTAGATCAACTTTTGGGCTTTGGTAAACCGGCAATTACCAGTTCTAACATACAAGACAGAGAGAAACTTTCAAATAAGAGCACTATACAACAAACCATTTGGGTTTCCTACCATGAATAAGCTTATGAGATGGGTGAAACATAAAGTCTTTTAAGGAATACACTTAAGCTTATGAGCTAGATGAAGGGCAATTTCTTGTGGGTTGACAATAGGTAGAGGAATTTTGATTTCATGTAATAATAAACCATTACTTGTTTTCTGAAtttaacaattattttattatcattttacttCAGTTATTAAAGGTAGTTTTactccaatttaattttacatttatagttgtcaaatttttaaactCTTAGGATTTAAGTGGTATATGATGTAATTTCACCCCAATTTTTATACATCTTACATTTTAATAGATATCTTAGtctcattttaattaattgtttgtAAACATAATAAGAATTATAATTACTAATTTGTCAATTATGGTTTGTATTTATGTGAGCGAACCCCTCCTTAATATATTTTGCCACTTGATTTTTGTCATTATAACAttctaatttaaattttgaattgacTTAATTcactcaaaattaaatctaattatAAGTggataatattataaaatagtttaactaACTCGAATTGATTCAAATAGagataatttgaatttgagtaATTTGAAAAGTAAAGTGACTCGATTTAAAGTAATTTGTAACTTGAAATAAGGTGATAACCCAAAActtaattgatcaaaaaccATTTAGTATATCCTCgattcttgaattttctttctcatgtttttttccttagtttaatttcttaaaatttaaagttttgCATTATTTGGATCATTTTAAAAGCTCTGGAAACTGAGAagtgaaagattttgaaaaaagaaaaagaagaagaatgtcAGAACCAACCGGCATGGTAAACTGAAAATACCTCCAAAACTAAAACTTAGCCGGTTGCTGGCCAACGTAATTCCTGACGGATCATCACATCAATTGACCAAAGAAGCCGTTTGGTGGGAGAAATATTGATTACATTCCTGAGAATGTGATCGGATAAGTAATATAGTTTTTGAGACGGTCCACATTGAAGGGCCTGATCACGGGACTGCACCAAACAAGGATCTCACTCTTGGGAAAAAGCTAGCAGCATATCATGTATTTGACTGACAACAACTTTTGCCAGCCATCTCACCTGCAAGGCTTAAGGATTCCAGTAACGCCTTCAAGGATACTAATCTGTTTCTTTCTACTAGGAAGTAGACGGAGGTAGCTTAGGAAGCTCTAGGgaacaaaaataacaaatcaACGTCAGCAAACTAGAAAGaattattctaaaattaaagATGAATATTGTCGTCATTTGAGGctgattaattaatcaattaccTCCACCATATTGGtataaaagttgaaaaatgaagGCAGAGCTCTGCTTCCTACATAAGCTTCGGCACAAACATTTAGTTGCTCAAATCGAACTTCAATCCTGGGAAGTTCTATTCCAACCCTGGTATCATGCATACAAGAAAAGCATGAAGCCGATTTCTAAAACATAACCAAAAATCAGGTACTAATGTAGGAaataacttcaaaattttggCATTCTAACCCTGCTCTTGCTTAGCATATTGCATAGTAATTCTAGgcagaaaaataatggaaagaGAGCAGGATCCAACTTAGTAAATGTAGCTTTCTTTTGCTTTGGAGGCGAGAGAAAATTAGGAAGCAAAAGAGAAATCCTATATATATGCTACTTACCTATCAATTCGGTTTCTAAGCTGCAACAAGAAACTCTCATTGTCTTCCTCAGTGCTTTTGAATAACCTCTCCACTGTCTTAACTCTTTCATGAAAGGTAAGGTTCTTAACCTCAATTTCACTAGTCTGACCTCGTGATCTTTGCAGCAAACCTTTCTTTAAACGTTCGTACGTGGGAAGTCTTTCTAATGCAGCCCACTTAAGAGCTTCTTCATCGTCTTGTAAAGACATTGAAAAAACTTCCGAAGCATTTCTGCTGCTTGCTACTGAGGGACTGTCCCTCCTCAACGAACTTTGATCAAGTTCATGAAGATCTCCTGCCTCTCCACTCTTCATTTAAGTTATTACCGCTgaaactaaaaagaaattaaccCAATATACAACTACAGTTTCTATTAGAAATAAACACATATGAAAAACATATACTACTTTCTTTATGCCTCCAGTATTCCCCTCAATGAAGCACTAGCAACCTTTACTCCTTTGCTTTTCAAAGGCGAGGAAAAGTTTATTAGCAATAATATTAAGAAGCCACTAGCATATATCAGAAAGAGCAGTATTGAGTATGGCTATTTTGGGGTGCTAGTTTCAGTTGTGAGAAAGGCAGTAGTGAAGGCAAAGGGAATGAGGAGCATTATTCTTGGAGAGTTTAGTAGTGAAGGCAAAGCTGCAATGCAGTAGGCTTTTATGAATGATGAATCGGTTGGGGTCACTTTGGTTGACTTTCACTAATAGCTGTATACTGTTGGGGGggtgggggggggggagggggggggAGAGGGTGGAAGATTGTGTGGGGCTGAGGGTAGGGGTGCGGGTTGGGTGTGGTGGGGGTTAGCCTAGGCTGGTTAAATGTTGATTGTTGTTTTGATAAAGGGGAAGAACGTATGTTTGTTCGCTATATACTTTCACGGTAATGTTGGATCTACTACAAGGTCAAGTTACGGGAATTGCTGTGTTTGCAAAGGAGAGTTTTCCTCCTTTCATTCTAACAATCCGTtacattaaatttcataaaaaaaaaaacaatctgttaaattaataaatagttaaattatGCAATTAGCACTTATATTTTAGCAAAGTAATGGATTTACTCCCTATACAAtaacttttataaaaattgagtttttatattttttaaaattaataatattagtcCAATTATTAacagttttaaaatttttctattatttatgttaacatgatatttttttattaatgtgaCATTTAATATGATTATCTGTTAACATTGacgtgattttttttatttatttcacaacattcttttcagttttttaaattatggaacacataaatttaatttttctcaacCTCATAACACTCTTTTCCTAAATCTCAAAAAGCctattcatattttttgtttatttttgttccaATCCTATTTAAAACCATTAGCTCACATTAGGTAATTTTATGTCCTACTTATAAAATCTATGTAAAAACTTGATCATGTCATATAAGCACTACTATTACATCATTTGTAAAACACCACATTATAATCATCAAATTTAATGTCATATCAATAAGAAAATATCACGTCAACATAACCAAACGCCGTATCAAcatagataataaaaaaattttaatacatCGGACTGAcatttttacttttgaaaAGTATAAGGACTCaattttaacaaattattatatatgaaCTAAATCTATTATTTTGATAGATTATGGGGTCTAATCAcataattttacctttatatatatatatgagaaaCAGAGTTATACACTCCGGACACCTAACGCCAAGAACCGAAATCCCAGTGTCAGAAATATGTAAACAAGTAATGACGGCACCaaacaatttatcaaaggcaTTGGTAACTTCGAAAGCTGTTACTTGATATTGAGAAATCAAACAGTACTCCACATATATATAAAGCTGCTGGTCACCATGCTTTAAAGAGTTCTCAAGTCTGAAGAGGCCTCCAATTATTTCTAGGTCCATTAGGCTAACGTAACCGATAATGTTGAATCtctttcaacattcaatacaGCAACCAAATTAttctgtttctcttttttttaaccttTCAGGGTTTACTGTATTAATGGCCGGTCCAGCGTATGAAAAAACTCAAGAaaaacgaaaatttttttgaaccCAAAGGCTTGGTTCAGTTCAATTTGacttttttgttatatttgatTTGGTTTGAACTAGGTCCCAattgaatattatttttttaatcttttatattactttttattttccttaatataaaaacatttattatatctataaatttatttaaataaatttaaaaaatatgaaagaaCTGAACCAATTTGAACAAATGAAATTCAATTTAGATGGATTCGCTTTTAAGAAGTATTAGACTTAGGGTTTAGTTTATCCAAAACCAAACCAAATTGAACCTATGCAGCCGGCCTGAATtgtagttttttcttttccttataaaatctatttatagaaaaaatatatGGTAAATAAATTCAAGTTGGTACATCTTAATTAAtctatatacacacacacaaagaCACGAGATTTTCTCCatctatttttaattgattttaaattaaattttattattaaatttgatataGTATGGACTCCTATTTGTTTGCTCTACCTTAAATATATGGTGTAGGAGATTAGGACAATTAgtatgaaagagaaaattagcttgcatttgtattaaaaagagaaactaGACTCTAATATCATATTTAGTAACGAAAAGTGATCTAGAATTAATTGATTATAGGTGGAGTTGTACATTTAAGCTAATCAATACAATAAAGTCTTATATACACCtctaatattataaaaatgagataaaaaaaCACAACATCGCTTGTCAGATGAGAGATATATTTccagccaaaaaaaaaagataaaagaaatacCGAGCTTAGGTTTAATAAATAGCAGTTGTAAGATTTGAGAGGGTATCCCAAATGATGTAATCCTCTCCTTGATGAATTATTTCTTCGTCTTCTCGAGCAGAAAATAAGAATTCACCTAACATTGTTCCTTGATTTGTCAGTAACATGCAAAAAACCCTTTCAATATACTCTTAAAGCACTTTGATGTCTCTTATTTCAAAATGTATTATTGGGGGTCTCTCCGACTGTTCATTACGGTTAATCAACAAGTGCTTCCAAATATGGAAAAGTCATAATTATTCTCAAATaactgaaaaataaaaaaatatataaaaatttcataatttaatttaagttaataataatagtataaatatttttattcaatatttatgaacttagaaaataataaaaaagacacATAATTATAAACAACGAAAAATTAGAAGGCATATAATAAAATGTCttttaaattacaattttacaaGGCATTACGAAcattctcttaaaaaaaactaatcaaAACTAATCAAGAACTTGAAAATTCACGTAGATTGTGGTTTTCATTAGTATTTCTGATCCAAATCTATCATGTACtgtttaagtttaaaatacCTATTACATATGTTTATTATAACTACTTgataatcaaattatatttcattctCAATTTGAcatctaaaatttaaaaactcatTTAGAGATAAAAAAAGATATGAAATTTTTGTACGTggtgtatttatttattttttaaagatttttagttattttggAAAACGGAAAAGGAATTGTTAATATTGATGTCCATTCTAAAAGGGTAAAATCAAAGTATAGTGTCGaacaaattataattgttgAGTTCTACACTCGCAAACTCAATGGAGTAAGTTATAGTGATACCTGTTACCGACGTGATGTATCCCATTATGTTTTGGTGATGGATATACAACTCAGCTTGAATAGTAAAGTCTTGTGTGTGAACCTATAAATGGGTAAAGATTACATTTGTTGAGCTACCATGTAATATAGAATCTCTAAagtaattattaagtttttgaatgtaatatataattgaaagCCGAATGCCTATGGTAACATTCTTACCTAGCTTATTGAGCTTTTGTTCAATTACGAaaattctatatttttttaaaaaagaaattaaatattagaattttgtttttttcatcaatttgTACACACAATTAATATTGTTAATCAAATGAATGATTTGTTTAAATATATCCAATAAAATTGTGACTTGTGGTAtgtttttattgattatttattaGCACATTATCATTTGACCAACAAtattaattttacataaaaaattaatggacGGATGCAAAGTTCAAATGCCTAATTATCATGCACTTTTAAACTTTAAGTACTaaataaaagatttaattataattttttttgaaaggtatgCAATTTTATTGCTTTGAACCATAATCAAAGTAACTATGAGTTTTCTAAAGTATATAAAAgactataaaaaataaattaaaaaacgCCAAGACAAAATTACCCAATTTTAAAGATATTGGGAGCAGTTGGGCTCATAAACAAAACTCAGCCTAACCCCTCTATCTTAAGAATGCTGAGATTTGACCTcatgttcaaaataaaattaatcaagaaattaaaattcagtCCCTTGAAATGTCGAATCTCTCTGTGCGACTTTCCTTATCGAACATTTCTTCAAGGTTTAGGATAATATCCAGGACATTCATAGCTTCATATTGCTTTTGAAGATCTAGAGCCATAGTAGCCACCATCACACATGTGGCTGGATTGAGATCATCCATATAAACTCTAGAAGCTTCATTTTCCTCATTTGTAGCATCATCGTTAGGTTCTTTGGGAACAGGACCATTTAGGACATAatccttttttctcttgtttcaaGACAATAATGATATTGCAAAACTAGTCAATGAAATTTGATCCTGTCAACTTGTTTACATCAAGTATGCTTAGTCATTAACAcaaattatgtaatcataaagacaaggttttagaattttatatgattattctcaatattttatcaaaataataactcTCTTCtaatattttgagaaatttaacCTCTAGACTTCTTATTGAGCTAGG
It includes:
- the LOC18595687 gene encoding pleiotropic drug resistance protein 1 isoform X1, with amino-acid sequence MTLLLGPPSSGKTTLLLALAGMLNQDLRFSGRVTYNGHDLREFVPQKSAAYISQHDLHIPEMTVRETLAFSARCQGAGSQYDMLVELLRREKAANIKPDPDVDIFMKAAATEGQEMNIVVDYVLKILGLEVCADTLVGDGMLRGISGGQKKRLTTGEMLVGPAKVLLMDEISTGLDSSTTFQVVNALKNYVHVLDGTALISLLQPQPETYDLFDDIILLSDGQIVYQGPREHVLEFFESMGFRCPERKGVADFLQEVTSKKDQGQYWARENEPYRYVTIKEFVQAFKSFHVSLKLKTEISAPFDRSKSHRAALTTQKYGVGKKELFNACMSRELLLTKRNSFVIIFKLIQLLVTAFVTMTVFLRTEMHRDSQSDGGIFMGSLFFILYVSMLNGFSETSMTIAKLPVFYKQRAFLLYPPWAYALPSWSIRLPISLIEVAVFVFPIYYVIGYDPNVGRTPILGNTFAALGLIIYVVLGGFVLSKESVKKWWIWVYWSSPMMYAQNALAVNEFLGESWRHPVYPNSTETLGIVVLKTRGMFLDSYWYWIGVGSTIGFTLVFCCLFTVALTYLNPIEKSEAFISEETFQSKQDDNNDKKTQLSCQGAESAGKGNDEIRRVSSTITSTENFETNAGVPQRRRRRGMVLPFEQFWITFDAIRYFVDMPQEMKNQGVNEDRLELLKGVSGTFRPSILTALMGVSGAGKTTLMDVLAGRKTDGYIQGSITISGYQKKKETFTRIFGYCEQNDIHSPHVTIYESLIYSAWLRLPPEVDSGTRKMFIEEVMELMELSPLRDAMVGLPGVNGLSLEQRKRLTVAVELMANPSIIFMDEPTSGLDARAAAIVMRTIRNTVDTGRTVVCTIHQPSIEIFEAFDELFLMARGGQEIYAGPLGHHSFHLIKYFEEIEGISKIKDGYNPATWVLEVTTSAQSDLGIDLNDVYRKSELYRRNKALIKELSIPAPGTKELYFPTKYSQSFLTQWKACLWKQNCSYWRNTAYTAFRLLFTAFLALVYGSMFWDLGSKRKRRQDLSNAMGAMYTSVYFIGVINSFLVIPVVGIERTVFYRERAAGMYSSLAYSLAQVVIELPYLFILAIAYGVIIYAMIGFEWNATKFFWYMFFMFFNLLDNTIFAMMLVALTPNQQVAYIVSTAIYSLWNLFAGFIIPRPRIPVWWRWYSWTSPLTWTFYGLIASQFGDVKDMLDTNETVQSFIRSHYGFRHDFIGVVAAPIVAFAVLFALIFSVSIKVMNFQRR
- the LOC18595687 gene encoding pleiotropic drug resistance protein 1 isoform X2, with amino-acid sequence MTLLLGPPSSGKTTLLLALAGMLNQDLRFSGRVTYNGHDLREFVPQKSAAYISQHDLHIPEMTVRETLAFSARCQGAGSQYDMLVELLRREKAANIKPDPDVDIFMKAAATEGQEMNIVVDYVLKILGLEVCADTLVGDGMLRGISGGQKKRLTTGEMLVGPAKVLLMDEISTGLDSSTTFQVVNALKNYVHVLDGTALISLLQPQPETYDLFDDIILLSDGQIVYQGPREHVLEFFESMGFRCPERKGVADFLQEVTSKKDQGQYWARENEPYRYVTIKEFVQAFKSFHVSLKLKTEISAPFDRSKSHRAALTTQKYGVGKKELFNACMSRELLLTKRNSFVIIFKLIQLLVTAFVTMTVFLRTEMHRDSQSDGGIFMGSLFFILYVSMLNGFSETSMTIAKLPVFYKQRAFLLYPPWAYALPSWSIRLPISLIEVAVFVFPIYYVIGYDPNVGRTPILGNTFAALGLIIYVVLGGFVLSKESVKKWWIWVYWSSPMMYAQNALAVNEFLGESWRHPVYPNSTETLGIVVLKTRGMFLDSYWYWIGVGSTIGFTLVFCCLFTVALTYLNPIEKSEAFISEETFQSKQDDNNDKKTQLSCQGAESAGKGNDEIRRVSSTITSTENFETNAGVPQRRRRRGMVLPFEQFWITFDAIRYFVDMPQEMKNQGVNEDRLELLKGVSGTFRPSILTALMGVSGAGKTTLMDVLAGRKTDGYIQGSITISGYQKKKETFTRIFGYCEQNDIHSPHVTIYESLIYSAWLRLPPEVDSGTRKMFIEEVMELMELSPLRDAMVGLPGVNGLSLEQRKRLTVAVELMANPSIIFMDEPTSGLDARAAAIVMRTIRNTVDTGRTVVCTIHQPSIEIFEAFDELFLMARGGQEIYAGPLGHHSFHLIKYFEEIEGISKIKDGYNPATWVLEVTTSAQSDLGIDLNDVYRKSELYRRNKALIKELSIPAPGTKELYFPTKYSQSFLTQWKACLWKQNCSYWRNTAYTAFRLLFTAFLALVYGSMFWDLGSKSFLVIPVVGIERTVFYRERAAGMYSSLAYSLAQVVIELPYLFILAIAYGVIIYAMIGFEWNATKFFWYMFFMFFNLLDNTIFAMMLVALTPNQQVAYIVSTAIYSLWNLFAGFIIPRPRIPVWWRWYSWTSPLTWTFYGLIASQFGDVKDMLDTNETVQSFIRSHYGFRHDFIGVVAAPIVAFAVLFALIFSVSIKVMNFQRR